A window of the Gemmatirosa kalamazoonensis genome harbors these coding sequences:
- a CDS encoding ABC transporter permease translates to MFARRDAESRMNEEFRFHLEMEADRLVREEALEPQEARRRARLAFGYMERHKEEMRDGRGLRWLGGLSLDLKLGVRLLVKYPGLTIVGGLAMAFAIWVGAVAFEMVMLFVSPTLPLPGGDRIVHLRNWDVQANQAEPRALHDFVVWRQAMRSVTDFGAWQDVVRNLKGRDGEARPVQVAAITASGFRVAATRPLLGRVLVPADEHIGAPPVVVLGHAVWRARFGADSAIVGQTVQLGDAYATVVGVMPDGFRFPVAHDAWTPFRPTARDDAPRRGPDITIFGRLAPGATLDDARAELARLGQRAARELPATHEHLQPQVMPYAQMFGGGSSMAEKLGVLGLLQAFVLMLLVLVCGNVALLLFARAATRESEIVVRSALGASRGRIVLQLFAEALVLGGVAAAVGLAGAHAALRQVGRPFLEATFGSVPFWIDPRLLPATVLYACALTLVAAAITGAMPGLKITRGIGSRLRGGTAGGGTVRFGGVWTAVIVAQVAVTVAFPAITLLEVREVRRIQTYDVGFAADRYLSVQLSREAAPEPEAEADTLAAAAKRARFGTLVEALRQRVAAEPGVVGVTFADRLPRMNHSYHRVFLDDSASIAAAGDRLGKNAYRYTKIAYVDPSYFDVLGAPILAGRGFQPADLAPGARVVIVDQGFVDQMLLGRDPIGLQLRINLGTTPIAGPQVDSLPFYQIVGLVKELGMDEVEEPDRGIGLYLPAAAGSAFEPYLLVHTRGDPMAFVPRVRAIAGALDPTLELSKVQRMDRIADDLVWTWEMFLRATLGMTGVALLLSLAGIYAVLSFTVARRTREIGVRVALGARRRTVITAVFRRPLTQVGIGIAVGAALIYVGADILSRTEFRNAPIALSWGQVALLVVYAAFMLGVCLLACVVPTRRALGIQPTEALRDQS, encoded by the coding sequence CTGTTCGCCCGGCGCGACGCGGAGTCGCGCATGAACGAGGAGTTCCGCTTCCACCTCGAGATGGAGGCCGACCGGCTCGTGCGCGAGGAGGCGCTCGAGCCGCAGGAGGCGCGGCGCCGGGCGCGCCTGGCGTTCGGGTACATGGAGCGGCACAAGGAAGAGATGCGCGACGGCCGCGGCCTCAGGTGGCTCGGCGGCCTGTCGCTCGATCTGAAGCTCGGGGTCCGTCTGCTCGTGAAGTACCCCGGGCTGACGATCGTCGGCGGACTCGCGATGGCGTTCGCCATCTGGGTCGGCGCCGTCGCCTTCGAGATGGTGATGCTGTTCGTCAGTCCCACGCTGCCGCTGCCTGGGGGCGACCGCATCGTGCACCTGCGAAACTGGGACGTGCAGGCGAACCAGGCGGAGCCGCGCGCGCTGCACGACTTCGTCGTCTGGCGCCAGGCGATGCGGTCGGTGACCGACTTCGGGGCCTGGCAGGACGTCGTGCGCAACCTGAAGGGGCGTGACGGCGAGGCCCGGCCGGTGCAGGTCGCGGCGATCACCGCGTCGGGGTTCCGCGTCGCCGCGACGCGGCCGCTGCTGGGGCGCGTCCTCGTGCCGGCGGACGAGCACATCGGCGCGCCGCCGGTGGTGGTCCTCGGCCACGCCGTGTGGCGGGCGCGATTCGGGGCTGACTCGGCGATCGTCGGACAGACGGTGCAGCTCGGGGACGCGTACGCCACGGTGGTCGGCGTGATGCCGGACGGCTTCCGGTTCCCCGTCGCGCACGACGCGTGGACGCCGTTCCGCCCGACCGCGCGCGACGACGCGCCGCGGCGTGGGCCCGACATCACCATCTTCGGGCGGCTCGCCCCCGGCGCGACGCTCGACGACGCGCGGGCCGAACTCGCGCGGCTCGGCCAGCGGGCGGCCAGGGAGCTGCCGGCCACGCACGAGCACCTGCAGCCCCAGGTGATGCCCTACGCGCAGATGTTCGGCGGAGGGTCGTCGATGGCCGAAAAGCTCGGGGTCTTGGGGCTGTTGCAGGCCTTCGTGCTGATGCTCCTCGTGCTCGTCTGCGGCAACGTGGCCCTCCTGCTGTTCGCGCGGGCGGCGACGCGCGAGAGCGAGATCGTCGTGCGGAGCGCATTGGGAGCCAGCCGCGGTCGGATCGTGCTGCAGCTGTTCGCCGAGGCGCTCGTGCTCGGCGGGGTGGCGGCCGCCGTCGGGCTCGCGGGCGCCCACGCCGCGCTGCGCCAGGTGGGGCGGCCGTTCCTCGAGGCGACCTTCGGGAGCGTCCCCTTCTGGATCGACCCGCGCCTCCTGCCCGCGACGGTGCTCTACGCGTGCGCGCTGACGCTCGTCGCCGCGGCGATCACCGGCGCGATGCCCGGCCTCAAGATCACGCGCGGCATCGGGTCGCGCCTGCGCGGGGGCACCGCCGGCGGCGGCACGGTGCGGTTCGGCGGCGTGTGGACGGCGGTGATCGTCGCGCAGGTCGCGGTGACCGTCGCCTTCCCGGCGATCACCCTGCTGGAGGTGCGGGAGGTGCGCCGGATCCAGACGTACGACGTCGGGTTCGCGGCCGACAGGTACCTGTCGGTGCAGCTCAGCAGGGAGGCGGCGCCCGAGCCGGAGGCGGAAGCCGACACGCTGGCGGCCGCCGCCAAACGCGCGCGATTCGGGACGCTGGTCGAGGCGCTGCGGCAGCGCGTCGCGGCCGAGCCGGGGGTGGTCGGCGTCACGTTCGCGGACCGGCTGCCGCGGATGAACCACAGCTACCACCGGGTCTTCCTGGACGACTCGGCGTCCATCGCCGCGGCGGGCGACCGGCTCGGGAAGAATGCGTACCGCTACACGAAGATCGCGTACGTGGACCCGTCGTACTTCGACGTGCTCGGGGCGCCGATCCTCGCGGGGCGGGGCTTCCAGCCCGCCGACCTCGCCCCCGGCGCGAGAGTGGTGATCGTGGATCAGGGGTTCGTCGACCAGATGCTGCTCGGTCGCGACCCGATCGGCCTGCAGCTGCGGATCAACCTCGGCACGACGCCGATCGCGGGGCCGCAGGTCGATTCGCTTCCGTTCTACCAGATCGTGGGGCTCGTGAAGGAGCTCGGGATGGACGAGGTGGAGGAGCCCGACCGCGGGATCGGGCTCTACCTGCCGGCCGCAGCCGGGAGCGCCTTCGAGCCCTACTTGCTGGTCCACACGCGGGGCGACCCGATGGCGTTCGTGCCGCGCGTCCGCGCGATCGCCGGCGCGCTGGACCCGACGCTCGAGCTCTCGAAGGTCCAGCGCATGGACCGGATCGCGGACGACCTGGTGTGGACCTGGGAGATGTTCCTGCGCGCGACGCTGGGGATGACCGGCGTCGCCCTGCTGCTCTCGCTCGCCGGCATCTACGCCGTGCTGTCCTTCACCGTCGCCCGACGCACGCGCGAGATCGGCGTCCGCGTCGCGCTCGGCGCGCGCCGGCGCACGGTCATCACCGCGGTCTTCCGGCGGCCGCTGACGCAGGTCGGCATCGGCATCGCGGTGGGTGCCGCCCTCATCTACGTCGGCGCAGACATTCTGTCTCGCACGGAGTTCCGGAACGCGCCGATCGCGCTCTCGTGGGGCCAGGTCGCGCTGCTCGTGGTCTACGCGGCGTTCATGCTGGGGGTATGCCTGCTCGCCTGCGTCGTCCCGACGCGACGGGCGCTCGGCATTCAGCCGACGGAGGCATTGCGGGATCAATCCTGA
- a CDS encoding LysR family transcriptional regulator, producing the protein MSDDLNAMAVFVAVAEARGFRAAGERLGVSASAVSQTLRKLEGRLGVVLLQRTTRSVHLTAAGERLYAAVRPALEDVRAAVAAVGELSDAPRGTIRLLIGTTADPVLARLPLADFLASHPHVRLDVVVSDAVVDIVAAGFDAGIQLGEVIDRDMVAVPVTGDIRMTVVGSPAYLARRGTPQHPRDLVEHECLNWHPVPEAPAYRWEFTEAGREVAVAAPGRVLSTDSAVNIRLARDGLGLTIVYEDQVRDELARGELVAVLTEFCEPFAGYYLYYPQRRHASPALRALIDHLRGARDAARGRQPGGRTPTREKPAGRAARPRGR; encoded by the coding sequence ATGTCCGACGACCTGAATGCGATGGCCGTGTTCGTCGCGGTGGCCGAGGCGCGAGGCTTCCGCGCCGCCGGCGAGCGCCTGGGCGTAAGCGCCTCGGCCGTGAGTCAGACGCTCCGGAAGCTCGAAGGACGGCTCGGCGTGGTGCTCCTCCAGCGCACGACACGCAGCGTTCACCTCACGGCGGCGGGCGAGCGCCTCTACGCCGCGGTGCGTCCCGCGCTGGAGGACGTGCGCGCCGCCGTCGCCGCGGTGGGTGAGCTGAGCGACGCGCCGCGCGGCACGATCCGGCTCCTCATCGGAACGACGGCGGACCCGGTGCTCGCGCGACTGCCGCTCGCCGACTTCCTCGCGAGCCACCCGCACGTGCGCCTCGACGTGGTGGTGAGCGACGCGGTCGTGGACATCGTGGCGGCGGGCTTCGACGCCGGCATCCAGCTCGGCGAGGTGATCGACCGCGACATGGTGGCGGTCCCCGTCACGGGCGACATCCGCATGACGGTCGTCGGCTCACCGGCGTACCTCGCACGGCGCGGCACGCCGCAGCACCCGCGCGACCTCGTCGAGCACGAGTGCCTCAACTGGCACCCCGTGCCCGAAGCGCCCGCCTACCGCTGGGAGTTCACCGAGGCCGGCCGCGAGGTGGCGGTCGCCGCCCCGGGACGCGTGCTCTCCACCGACTCGGCGGTCAACATCCGCCTCGCGCGCGACGGGCTGGGACTCACCATCGTGTACGAGGACCAGGTGCGCGACGAACTCGCGCGCGGGGAGCTCGTGGCCGTCCTGACGGAGTTCTGCGAGCCGTTCGCGGGCTACTACCTGTACTACCCGCAGCGCCGGCATGCCTCGCCGGCACTGCGCGCGCTCATCGACCACCTGCGCGGAGCGCGGGACGCCGCCCGGGGCCGGCAGCCGGGCGGCCGGACGCCGACCAGGGAGAAGCCAGCCGGGCGTGCCGCGCGCCCACGGGGGCGCTGA
- a CDS encoding MFS transporter → MAAPAIHERALESGATASRPAGAAGATEWGAVFALTLCVATLIASEFMPVSLLTPIAADLQISEGRAGQAIAVSGIFAVLTSLGISSATRGIDRRRVLLALAALMLVSGVMVALAPNAGVFMAGRALVGVVIGGFWSMSAATVMRLVPERDVPRAMGLLNGGNALATTVAAPLGSFLGQYVGWRGAFFAVVPLALVTLGWLYASLPSMPSERAAGGTVFRVLRRRQVPAGMLAVTLFFLGQFALFTYLRPFLETVTRVSVSTLSLLLLITGGAGLLGTWLIGLALRSRLHGLLVAMPLAMAAIAVALTILGGAPVAVGVLLAGWGLIGTAAPVAWWTWLSRVLPDDAEAGGGLMVAVVQLAISLGATAGGVVYDASGYRSTFALSAAALALSALVAGAARRQARGGRRPQHRDDAEYRAPDRGTAAA, encoded by the coding sequence ATGGCCGCGCCAGCCATCCACGAGCGAGCGCTCGAGTCGGGCGCGACCGCTTCCCGTCCGGCCGGGGCGGCGGGCGCGACCGAGTGGGGCGCGGTGTTCGCGCTCACGCTGTGCGTCGCCACGCTGATCGCGTCCGAGTTCATGCCGGTCAGCCTGCTCACGCCCATCGCCGCCGACCTGCAGATCAGCGAGGGACGCGCCGGCCAGGCCATCGCCGTCTCCGGCATCTTCGCCGTCCTCACGAGCCTCGGCATCTCGTCGGCGACGCGCGGGATCGACCGCCGGCGCGTGCTGCTGGCGCTCGCCGCGCTGATGCTCGTCTCGGGGGTGATGGTAGCCCTCGCGCCGAACGCCGGCGTCTTCATGGCCGGCCGCGCGCTCGTCGGGGTCGTGATCGGCGGCTTCTGGTCCATGTCGGCCGCCACCGTCATGCGCCTCGTGCCGGAGCGGGACGTACCGCGCGCGATGGGGCTGCTGAACGGCGGCAACGCGCTGGCGACCACGGTCGCGGCGCCGTTAGGCAGCTTCCTCGGCCAGTACGTCGGCTGGCGCGGCGCCTTCTTCGCCGTCGTGCCGCTCGCGCTGGTCACCCTCGGCTGGCTCTACGCGAGCCTGCCGTCGATGCCGTCGGAGCGCGCGGCCGGCGGCACCGTGTTCCGCGTCCTGCGCCGGCGGCAGGTGCCCGCGGGGATGCTCGCCGTCACGCTCTTCTTCCTCGGCCAGTTCGCGCTGTTCACCTACCTGCGCCCGTTCCTGGAGACGGTGACGCGCGTGAGCGTCTCGACGCTCTCGCTGCTCCTGCTGATCACCGGCGGCGCGGGATTGTTAGGCACCTGGCTGATCGGCCTCGCGCTGCGCTCGCGGCTCCACGGGCTGCTCGTCGCGATGCCGCTGGCGATGGCGGCCATCGCCGTGGCGCTCACGATCCTCGGCGGCGCTCCCGTCGCGGTGGGCGTGCTGCTCGCCGGCTGGGGCCTGATCGGCACCGCCGCGCCGGTGGCGTGGTGGACGTGGCTGAGCCGAGTGCTCCCGGACGACGCCGAGGCGGGTGGTGGGCTGATGGTGGCCGTGGTCCAGTTGGCCATCTCCCTCGGGGCCACGGCGGGCGGCGTCGTCTACGACGCGAGCGGCTACCGGAGCACCTTCGCGCTCAGCGCGGCCGCCCTCGCCCTCTCCGCGCTGGTCGCGGGCGCGGCGCGGCGCCAGGCGCGCGGCGGGCGCAGGCCACAACACCGAGACGATGCGGAGTATCGCGCGCCTGATCGCGGCACCGCCGCGGCCTGA
- a CDS encoding NAD(P)-dependent alcohol dehydrogenase, with product MPNANVKGPYPAEGMAAYAPTGPHKRMTFQRRALGPKDVAIKIHYGAICHSDIHTIHEDWGPVTFPQIVGHEITGTVVEVGSSASKFAVGARVGVGTMVNSCRVCAECQAGHENYCLAGNVQTYASKDRDGTITQGGYSTFIVVDEDFVIRVPDALDLAAAAPLMCAGITVYSPLRHWGVSAGKRVAIVGMGGLGHLAVKLASALGAEVTVFTTSPEKASDAKRFGARNVVVNRDGADFAQYRHAFDFALDTVPYKHDLNRFIPMLKRDATYCRVGVGNVADSNEIGQMGLVMYRNALAGSNTGGIRETQDLVDFCALHRIQPEITKIAMDGIDDAWTKVVAKQARYRFVIDVQGR from the coding sequence ATGCCTAACGCGAATGTGAAGGGGCCGTACCCCGCTGAAGGCATGGCGGCCTACGCGCCGACCGGGCCGCACAAGCGCATGACGTTCCAGCGCCGCGCCCTCGGTCCCAAGGACGTGGCGATCAAGATCCACTACGGCGCCATCTGTCACTCGGACATCCACACCATCCACGAGGACTGGGGTCCGGTCACGTTCCCGCAGATCGTCGGGCACGAGATCACGGGGACGGTCGTCGAGGTCGGATCGAGCGCCAGCAAGTTCGCGGTCGGCGCGCGCGTCGGCGTCGGGACGATGGTGAACTCGTGCCGCGTCTGCGCGGAGTGCCAGGCCGGCCACGAGAACTACTGCCTCGCCGGCAACGTCCAGACGTACGCGTCGAAGGATCGGGACGGCACGATCACCCAGGGCGGCTACTCGACGTTCATCGTCGTCGACGAGGACTTCGTCATCCGCGTTCCGGACGCCCTGGACCTCGCCGCGGCGGCCCCGCTGATGTGCGCGGGCATCACCGTCTACTCGCCGCTCCGGCACTGGGGCGTGTCGGCCGGCAAGCGCGTCGCCATCGTCGGCATGGGCGGGCTCGGCCACCTCGCCGTGAAGCTGGCCTCCGCGTTAGGCGCCGAGGTCACGGTCTTCACGACGTCGCCGGAGAAGGCGAGCGACGCGAAGCGCTTCGGAGCGCGCAACGTGGTGGTCAACCGCGACGGCGCCGACTTCGCGCAGTACCGCCACGCGTTCGACTTCGCGTTGGACACCGTGCCCTACAAGCACGACCTGAATCGCTTCATCCCGATGCTCAAGCGCGACGCCACGTACTGCCGTGTCGGCGTCGGCAACGTCGCCGACTCGAACGAAATCGGGCAGATGGGCCTCGTCATGTATCGGAACGCGCTCGCCGGATCGAACACCGGCGGCATCCGGGAGACGCAGGACCTGGTCGACTTCTGCGCGCTGCACCGCATCCAGCCGGAGATCACGAAGATCGCGATGGACGGGATCGACGACGCGTGGACGAAGGTCGTGGCCAAGCAGGCGCGCTACCGCTTCGTCATCGACGTGCAGGGGCGCTGA
- a CDS encoding SDR family oxidoreductase, with product MSNNIAGKVVVITGASSGMGEAAARHLSAQGAAVVLGARRIERLTALVDEITAAGGKALAVQTDVTDLTQVQRLVDAAVATFGRVDVLVNNAGIMPLSPLERLKIDEWDRMIDVNLRGVLYGIAAALPHMQEQKSGHIINLSSVAGHKLFGGSAVYSATKFGVRALSEGLRMEVKADNIRTTIISPGAVKTELLDHISETDVQQANRDYVGQVGVPAESFARVVAFAISQPEELDINEILFRPTSQEL from the coding sequence ATGAGCAACAACATCGCAGGGAAGGTCGTCGTGATCACCGGTGCCAGCAGCGGCATGGGCGAGGCCGCGGCCCGTCACCTGTCCGCCCAGGGCGCCGCCGTCGTGCTCGGCGCGCGGCGCATCGAGCGCCTAACGGCGCTGGTCGACGAGATCACGGCCGCCGGAGGGAAGGCGCTCGCCGTGCAGACCGACGTCACCGACCTCACGCAGGTCCAGCGTCTCGTGGACGCAGCCGTCGCGACCTTCGGCCGGGTCGACGTGCTCGTCAACAACGCCGGCATCATGCCGCTCTCGCCCCTGGAGCGGCTGAAGATCGACGAGTGGGACCGGATGATCGACGTGAATCTCAGGGGCGTGCTCTACGGCATCGCCGCGGCGCTCCCGCACATGCAGGAGCAGAAGTCGGGGCACATCATCAACCTCTCGTCGGTCGCCGGCCACAAGCTGTTCGGCGGTTCCGCCGTCTACTCGGCGACGAAGTTCGGCGTGCGTGCGCTGTCCGAAGGGCTGCGAATGGAAGTGAAGGCCGACAACATCCGCACGACGATCATCTCGCCCGGCGCCGTCAAGACGGAGCTGCTCGACCACATCAGCGAGACGGACGTCCAGCAGGCGAACCGCGACTACGTCGGACAGGTCGGGGTGCCGGCGGAGTCCTTCGCGCGGGTCGTCGCCTTCGCGATCAGCCAGCCGGAGGAGCTGGACATCAACGAGATCCTGTTCCGCCCAACGAGCCAGGAGCTGTAG
- a CDS encoding cyclophilin-like fold protein: MTSSRGPEDSRVWMTVGERRFAITLDDNAAARAFAAQLPLTLDMSELNGNEKYAELRDALPATASRPGTIRRGDLMLYGTNTVVVFYETFDSSYAYTRLGRVDDPADLPQTLGRRGVRVVFSENGRRGPSA; this comes from the coding sequence ATGACCAGCAGCCGCGGACCGGAGGATTCGCGAGTGTGGATGACCGTCGGCGAGCGTCGCTTCGCTATCACCCTGGACGACAACGCGGCCGCTCGCGCGTTCGCGGCGCAACTGCCGCTGACGCTGGACATGAGTGAGCTCAACGGCAACGAGAAGTACGCCGAACTGCGGGACGCGCTGCCCGCGACCGCGAGCCGGCCGGGGACGATCCGCCGCGGTGACCTGATGCTGTACGGCACGAACACCGTCGTCGTGTTCTACGAGACGTTCGACTCGTCGTACGCGTACACCCGCCTCGGCCGCGTCGACGATCCTGCCGACCTGCCGCAGACCCTCGGCCGGCGCGGCGTGCGGGTCGTCTTTTCCGAGAACGGACGTCGAGGACCAAGTGCCTAA
- a CDS encoding RibD family protein — MPNDEGNEARTAGRPRVICHMMTSVDGRIVVEGWPLSGEGSRQYEEVHATYAPDAWLCGRVTMEQHFAAGTRSDAEVARTYDGPPRADFVAPGAAGEHASFAIAIDARGKLVWESGEVAEDHVVTVLSERVSDEYLAALRERGVSYLLAGRDDVDLPVALEKIGARLGVRTLVLEGGGGINGSFLRAALVDEVSLLIAPVADGRVGTPALFDVAGEDAVPCRLTLEDVERRADELLWLRYRVQPHGESTRRPRTRRPPYAEGRFRCRPT, encoded by the coding sequence GTGCCTAACGATGAGGGGAACGAGGCCCGCACGGCGGGACGCCCGCGCGTGATCTGCCACATGATGACGTCCGTGGACGGCCGCATCGTCGTCGAGGGCTGGCCGCTCTCGGGCGAGGGGAGCCGGCAGTACGAGGAGGTGCACGCGACATACGCGCCCGACGCCTGGCTCTGCGGGCGCGTGACGATGGAGCAGCACTTCGCCGCGGGCACGCGGTCCGACGCCGAGGTCGCGCGCACGTATGACGGCCCACCGCGCGCGGACTTCGTCGCGCCGGGAGCCGCGGGCGAGCACGCATCGTTCGCCATCGCCATCGACGCGCGCGGGAAGCTCGTGTGGGAGTCGGGCGAGGTCGCGGAAGATCACGTCGTCACCGTGCTCTCCGAGCGCGTGTCCGACGAGTACCTGGCTGCGCTGCGCGAGCGCGGCGTGTCGTACCTGCTCGCCGGGCGCGACGACGTCGACCTGCCGGTCGCGCTGGAGAAGATCGGCGCCCGGCTCGGCGTCCGGACGCTCGTGCTCGAGGGGGGCGGCGGGATCAACGGCAGCTTCCTGCGCGCGGCACTCGTCGACGAGGTGAGCCTGCTGATCGCGCCCGTGGCGGACGGGCGGGTCGGCACGCCGGCCCTGTTCGACGTGGCGGGCGAAGACGCCGTGCCGTGTCGGCTCACACTCGAGGACGTGGAACGCCGCGCCGACGAACTGCTCTGGCTCCGCTACCGCGTCCAGCCGCACGGGGAGTCGACCCGACGTCCGCGTACACGACGACCGCCATACGCCGAGGGAAGATTCCGATGCAGACCAACGTGA
- a CDS encoding (R)-mandelonitrile lyase yields MRISRRAERPAQAGPAATFTGVVRVVPLRDATPPSRVSAAAVAFEPGARSAWHTHPLGQLLVVTSGTGRVQQWGGAVEEIREGDVVWTPPGVKHWHGAAPNAAMTHTAIQEAVDGRNVDWLEQVSDTQYRIPPTRSSTRMSADSIVTASTPSPGPYADIAPALDQLTQQVLFGQVWERPGLSKRDRSLITVATLVANYRTNELPFHLKRALENGVTKDELTELITHLAFYAGWPTANTAVEIARKVFADTSAK; encoded by the coding sequence ATGAGGATCTCGCGCCGCGCCGAGCGGCCGGCGCAGGCGGGGCCGGCCGCGACCTTCACCGGCGTCGTGCGGGTCGTGCCGCTCCGCGACGCGACGCCGCCGTCCCGCGTCTCCGCCGCCGCCGTCGCGTTCGAGCCGGGTGCGCGCTCGGCCTGGCACACGCACCCGCTTGGGCAGCTGCTCGTGGTGACGTCGGGCACCGGCCGCGTCCAGCAGTGGGGCGGCGCCGTCGAGGAGATCCGCGAGGGCGACGTCGTGTGGACGCCGCCCGGCGTGAAGCACTGGCACGGCGCCGCGCCTAACGCCGCGATGACGCACACCGCTATCCAGGAGGCGGTCGACGGCCGGAACGTCGACTGGCTCGAACAGGTCAGTGATACGCAGTACAGGATTCCCCCAACACGGAGCAGCACGCGCATGTCGGCAGACAGCATCGTCACGGCGAGCACGCCGAGCCCGGGCCCGTACGCGGACATCGCCCCCGCCCTCGACCAGCTCACCCAGCAGGTGCTCTTCGGCCAGGTCTGGGAGCGGCCCGGCCTCTCGAAGCGCGACCGGAGCCTGATCACCGTCGCGACCCTCGTCGCGAACTACCGCACGAACGAGCTGCCGTTCCACCTCAAGCGGGCACTCGAGAACGGGGTGACGAAGGACGAGCTCACGGAACTCATCACGCACCTCGCGTTCTACGCCGGGTGGCCGACGGCCAACACCGCCGTCGAGATCGCGCGGAAGGTCTTCGCCGACACTTCCGCGAAGTGA
- a CDS encoding (R)-mandelonitrile lyase has translation MDITRAGTKPSVKGPADWFTGTVRIDALFDANAPARAAGGAVTFEPGARTAWHTHPLGQTLIVLFGRGLVQREGGPVEEIRPGDVVRFSPNEKHWHGASPDTAMQHIAIQEALDGKAVEWLEHVTDAQYGQYGESRGPSAAR, from the coding sequence ATGGACATCACGCGCGCCGGCACGAAGCCCTCTGTCAAGGGGCCGGCGGACTGGTTCACCGGTACGGTGCGCATCGACGCCCTCTTCGACGCGAACGCCCCGGCGCGCGCCGCGGGTGGCGCCGTCACGTTCGAGCCGGGCGCGCGCACGGCGTGGCACACGCACCCGCTCGGGCAGACGCTGATCGTGCTCTTCGGCCGCGGCCTCGTGCAGCGGGAGGGCGGCCCCGTCGAGGAGATCAGGCCAGGCGACGTCGTGCGGTTCTCACCGAACGAGAAGCACTGGCACGGTGCGTCGCCCGACACGGCCATGCAGCACATCGCCATCCAGGAGGCGCTCGACGGGAAGGCGGTCGAGTGGTTGGAGCACGTCACCGACGCGCAGTACGGGCAGTACGGAGAGTCGCGTGGCCCGTCCGCTGCGCGCTGA
- a CDS encoding arabinose transporter codes for MARPLRADLRARAEAPRHERAEATPAPMIGALAPIMAVVLVAYLIIGLAMPVLPLYVHQQLGLSTFMVGIAAGVQFAAALLSRFWAGTYADTRGAKRAMVVGLSMGAASGLLYLLSLRVAHTPSTSILVLLIGRVFLGGAESFVITGALSHGLALGGPRNAGKVIAWVGTALWAAYGAGAPVGTLLYDRFGFVSTALATTALPLVALLVVAPLRSLPPSARERPSIRRVLGAVAVPGLGMALTAVGFGAISTFASLLFAERGWDAAWVAFTVLSATFILGRVVFGHLPDRVGGARIALVCALIEAAGLALIWLAPTAAVVFVGAAVTGVGYSLVYPGFGLEAVSLAPPEAKGLAMGAFTAFLDLSLGIASPALGLIAGRAGLGSVFLVSSVVTLGAVPVARRLQRGPAHAAHPMRPSPS; via the coding sequence GTGGCCCGTCCGCTGCGCGCTGACCTGCGGGCGCGCGCCGAGGCGCCGCGCCACGAACGCGCCGAGGCGACACCGGCGCCCATGATCGGCGCGCTGGCGCCGATCATGGCGGTGGTGCTGGTCGCGTATCTGATCATCGGGCTCGCGATGCCGGTGCTGCCGCTCTACGTGCACCAGCAGCTCGGGCTCAGCACGTTCATGGTCGGCATCGCCGCGGGCGTGCAGTTCGCGGCGGCGTTGCTCTCGCGCTTCTGGGCGGGCACCTACGCCGACACGCGGGGTGCGAAGCGCGCGATGGTCGTCGGCCTGTCGATGGGCGCGGCCTCGGGGCTGCTCTATCTCCTCTCGCTGCGCGTCGCGCACACGCCATCGACCAGCATCCTCGTGCTGCTGATCGGCCGCGTGTTCCTCGGCGGCGCGGAGAGCTTTGTCATCACCGGCGCGCTGAGTCATGGGCTCGCGCTCGGCGGTCCGCGCAACGCGGGCAAGGTGATCGCGTGGGTCGGCACCGCGCTCTGGGCCGCGTACGGGGCGGGCGCGCCGGTGGGCACGTTGCTCTACGACCGCTTCGGCTTCGTCTCGACCGCGCTCGCTACGACGGCGCTGCCCCTCGTGGCGCTGCTCGTCGTCGCGCCGCTCCGGTCACTCCCGCCGTCGGCGCGCGAGCGCCCGTCGATCCGCCGCGTGTTGGGCGCGGTCGCCGTTCCCGGCCTCGGCATGGCGCTCACCGCGGTGGGCTTCGGCGCGATCAGCACATTCGCCTCGCTGCTGTTCGCCGAGCGCGGGTGGGACGCCGCGTGGGTCGCGTTCACGGTGCTCAGCGCCACGTTCATCCTCGGGCGCGTGGTCTTCGGACATCTCCCCGACCGAGTCGGCGGCGCGCGCATCGCGCTCGTCTGCGCGCTGATCGAGGCCGCGGGGCTGGCGCTCATCTGGCTCGCCCCCACGGCGGCGGTGGTGTTCGTCGGCGCGGCGGTCACCGGCGTCGGCTACTCGCTCGTGTATCCCGGCTTCGGCCTCGAGGCGGTGAGCCTCGCGCCGCCGGAGGCCAAGGGACTCGCGATGGGGGCGTTCACGGCGTTCCTCGACCTCTCGTTAGGCATCGCCAGCCCGGCGCTCGGCCTGATCGCCGGCCGCGCAGGGCTGGGCTCGGTGTTCCTCGTCAGCAGCGTCGTCACGCTGGGCGCGGTGCCGGTGGCGAGGCGACTGCAGCGTGGGCCCGCTCACGCCGCTCATCCCATGAGACCGTCGCCGTCCTGA